The following proteins come from a genomic window of Chanos chanos chromosome 15, fChaCha1.1, whole genome shotgun sequence:
- the rad51d gene encoding DNA repair protein RAD51 homolog 4, producing the protein MVVLKEGICPGLNEDMIKSLQAADIRTVEDFVSSDTEDLAQKCSLSYKALVAVRRVLLAQHAAFPVSSADLYEELLSSTAILSTGNPSLDKLLDTGLYTGEITELTGAPGSGKTQVCFSVAVNVAYVLKQSVMFIDTNGGACANRLLQMLQAKSSNKAEQMEALERIRVFRVFDVFSLLTSLHGLRTDIQRQASAGGGSVKLVIVDSVSAVLAHTLGAKQSEGMSLMMQVAGMLKTIAKDFNIAVLVTNHAVRDGNGRFKAGLGQSWSHVPRTRVLLQPVESPGNSSRSLRSATLTKSSRQACHQVEVFDLSSSGLSEDKGNSGKRKLDDLKL; encoded by the exons ATGGTTGTTCTTAAAGAGGGAATATGTCCTGGCTTGAACGAAGACATGATCAAGTCGTTGCAGGCAGCAGACATTAGAACAG tcgAGGACTTTGTCTCTTCAGACACCGAGGACCTCGCCCAAAAATGTTCACTGTCGTACAAG GCTCTCGTAGCCGTTCGACGAGTGCTCTTGGCTCAACACGCGGCCTTCCCTGTGTCAAGCGCAGACTTATACGAGGAACTGCTGAGTTCAACTGCCATCCTCTCTACGGGCAATCCAAG TTTAGATAAGCTGTTGGACACTGGACTGTATACAGGAGAAATAACAGAGTTGACTGGAGCTCCAGGAAGTGGAAAAACACAG GTGTGTTTTAGTGTGGCTGTGAACGTGGCTTATGTGCTAAAGCAGAGTGTGATGTTTATTGACACAAACGGTGGCGCGTGTGCAAACCGTTTGCTTCAAATGCTTCAGGCCAAAAGCAGCAATAAGGCAGAGCAG ATGGAAGCGCTCGAGAGGATCCGGGTATTCCGAGTTTTTGACGTCTTCTCCTTGCTTACTTCTCTTCACGGTCTAAGAACGGACATACAGCGCCAG GCATCTGCAGGAGGAGGTTCTGTCAAACTTGTCATAGTAGACTCAGTCTCTGCAGTGCTGGCTCACACACTGGGAGCAAAACAGAGTGAAG GTATGTCTTTGATGATGCAAGTTGCAGGAATGTTGAAGACAATTGCAAAGGACTTCAATATTGCAGTGCTG GTGACCAATCATGCGGTCCGAGACGGAAACGGCCGGTTCAAAGCCGGATTGGGTCAGTCCTGGAGTCACGTCCCAAGGACCAGGGTACTGCTGCAGCCCGTGGAAAGTCCCGGAAACTCATCCCGTAGCTTGCGTAGTGCAACTTTGACAAAATCGTCCAGACAG GCTTGTCATCAGGTGGAAGTGTTTGACCTGAGTAGTTCGGGATTGTCTGAGGATAAAGGGAACTCAGGCAAGAGGAAACTGGATGACCTCAAGCTCTAG
- the tmem248 gene encoding transmembrane protein 248, which yields MVYLLNPLENLKTYISNRPPLVIFMVSVSAVAITFLTIGYFFKIKEIKSPEMTEDWNTFLLRFNELDFCISENETLKHGLNESTTPESTVTSSQSRSSTQAPLLLEDPGPINISVPITLTLDPLRPFGGYSRNITHLYATVLGQQVGLSGREAHEEMNITFALPVSWNSDDCILHGHCEQVVFSTCMTITAASNVFPVTVQPPHCVPETYTNATSWYKIFTTARDSDTKYTQEYNPFWCYKGAIGKVYHALNPKLTVIVPEDDRSLINLHLMHTSYFLFVMVITMFCYAVIKGRPGKVRQSNPDFCPEKLALSEG from the exons atg GTGTACTTGTTAAATCCTCTAGAGAATCTCAAGACCTACATAAGTAACCGTCCACCGTTGGTCATTTTTATGGTCAGTGTGAGTGCCGTGGCCATCACATTCCTCACCATCGGATATTTTTTCAAGATCAAAGAGATCAAATCCCCAGAAATGACAGAG GACTGGAACACTTTCCTCCTACGCTTTAACGAGCTGGACTTCTGCATCTCGGAGAACGAGACGCTCAAACACGGCTTGAACGAGTCCACCACGCCGGAGAGCACGGTGACAAGCAGCCAATCGCGTTCCAGCACCCAAGCACCCCTGCTGCTGGAGGATCCTGGACCCATCAACATCTCCGTACCTATCACTCTCACCCTGGATCCGCTCAGGCCGTTCGGGGGCTACTCCCGCAACATCACCCACCTTTATGCCACCGTGCTGGGGCAGCAAGTAGGCCTGTCAG GGAGGGAAGCCCATGAGGAAATGAACATAACCTTCGCCCTCCCTGTGTCCTGGAACTCGGACGACTGCATCCTCCACGGCCACTGCGAGCAGGTGGTGTTCAGTACCTGCATGACCATCACGGCGGCCAGCAACGTTTTCCCAGTCACAGT GCAACCACCTCACTGTGTCCCGGAGACGTACACCAACGCCACGTCCTGGTACAAGATTTTCACCACTGCCCGGGACTCAGacaccaaatacacacaggaGTACAACCCGTTCTGGTGTTACAAAGGGGCCATTGGGAAAGTGTACCATGCACTCAACCCCAAACTCACAGTCATCGTCCCAGAG GATGATCGCTCTCTCATCAACCTCCATCTCATGCACACCAGCTACTTCCTCTTTGTGATGGTTATCACCATGTTCTGCTATGCAGTCATCAAAGGCCGGCCAGGCAAAGTAAGACAGAGCAACCCAGACTTCTGTCCAGAAAAG ctgGCCTTGTCAGAGGGGTAA